Proteins encoded in a region of the Deltaproteobacteria bacterium genome:
- a CDS encoding 4Fe-4S dicluster domain-containing protein: protein MIRKIIEIDEEKCTGCGQCVTGCAEGALAIIDGKAKIVRDMFCDGLGACIGHCPEDALKIIEREAENFDEDAAMAHVRATSGATPHGCPSAQVVQMNCSTANTPVSQSSPVGSSLSHWPVQIRLVPPHAPFLRGAELLIVGDCCPVAIPDFHSRHLQGRVVMLGCPKFDNEDEYVAKLTQIFSQADIKSIRVLEMEVPCCSGLSRIVAQALANAGRDIPCVKVIIARTGQTQEELTVQPMAGLTRL, encoded by the coding sequence ATGATCAGAAAAATTATTGAAATCGACGAAGAAAAATGCACCGGCTGCGGCCAGTGCGTGACCGGCTGCGCCGAGGGCGCCTTGGCCATCATCGATGGCAAGGCCAAGATCGTCCGGGATATGTTTTGCGACGGCCTGGGGGCGTGTATCGGTCATTGCCCCGAGGACGCCCTGAAAATCATCGAGCGCGAAGCCGAAAATTTCGACGAGGACGCGGCCATGGCCCATGTCCGCGCCACGAGTGGCGCGACCCCGCACGGCTGCCCGTCGGCCCAGGTCGTGCAAATGAATTGCTCCACGGCCAATACCCCCGTTTCCCAGTCCAGCCCGGTGGGATCAAGTCTGTCCCACTGGCCGGTCCAGATTCGACTGGTGCCGCCTCACGCCCCGTTTCTGCGCGGCGCGGAGCTCCTCATCGTTGGCGATTGTTGCCCGGTGGCGATTCCGGATTTCCATTCCCGTCATCTCCAAGGCCGGGTCGTCATGCTCGGCTGCCCGAAATTCGACAACGAGGATGAATACGTGGCCAAGCTGACACAAATTTTTTCCCAAGCGGACATCAAGAGCATCCGGGTTCTGGAAATGGAAGTTCCCTGCTGTTCCGGCCTGTCGCGCATCGTGGCCCAAGCCCTGGCCAATGCCGGTCGCGACATTCCCTGCGTCAAGGTCATCATCGCCAGAACCGGCCAAACCCAGGAAGAATTGACGGTCCAACCGATGGCGGGCCTGACCAGACTCTGA
- a CDS encoding DNA polymerase IV, with amino-acid sequence MYPTTPTDTNFQATILHLDMDAFFAAVEQADNPELRGKPVIIGQSLRGVASAASYEARRYGVHSAMPIAQAKKLCPNGVFLPGRMARYREVSHQIMAIMGGLCPVVEQASVDEAYADIGGTDRLHGSPRHLAEKLKQEVLTATGLTCSVGIAPNKFLAKIASDWNKPDGLTIIVPEGVTAFLHDLPVAKIPGVGRQLAEELARMGVRMVPDVLRHRRAFWIEQLGKRGAILHDRALGRDDRRVCPDIEAKSCSAENTFATDTLDRRELERWLLRQADRIGRELRRMDKSGCRVSLKLKFHDFTCLTRNSTLKRPTNLTPEIFAATRALLAAQNPTKPVRLIGTGVSQFRSGQVQLPLAVDRSRAKQERLDRTMDRIRDKFGAASIARAEATMAGTSSCPDLLSQKNRITTTE; translated from the coding sequence ATGTATCCAACTACGCCAACCGACACCAATTTTCAAGCCACAATCCTGCACTTGGACATGGATGCGTTTTTCGCGGCCGTGGAACAAGCCGACAATCCGGAACTGCGCGGCAAACCCGTGATTATCGGACAATCCTTGCGGGGGGTGGCCTCGGCCGCGTCATACGAAGCCCGGAGATACGGCGTCCATTCGGCCATGCCCATCGCCCAGGCCAAAAAACTTTGCCCAAACGGTGTGTTCCTGCCAGGGCGCATGGCCAGATACCGGGAGGTATCCCACCAAATCATGGCCATCATGGGAGGGTTGTGCCCGGTCGTGGAACAGGCTTCCGTGGACGAGGCCTACGCCGACATCGGCGGCACGGACCGCCTCCACGGCAGTCCGCGCCACTTGGCCGAAAAGCTCAAGCAGGAGGTGCTCACGGCGACCGGCTTGACCTGTTCCGTCGGCATCGCCCCGAACAAATTTCTGGCCAAAATAGCTTCGGATTGGAACAAACCCGATGGCTTGACCATCATCGTCCCCGAGGGCGTGACCGCGTTTTTGCACGATTTGCCCGTGGCCAAGATCCCTGGCGTCGGTCGCCAGCTCGCCGAGGAATTGGCCCGCATGGGCGTGCGCATGGTTCCGGACGTGCTGCGCCACCGGCGCGCGTTCTGGATCGAACAACTGGGCAAACGCGGCGCGATTCTCCATGACCGGGCCCTGGGTCGTGATGACCGGCGGGTCTGTCCCGACATCGAGGCCAAATCATGCAGCGCTGAAAACACGTTCGCCACCGACACGCTCGACCGACGGGAGTTGGAGCGTTGGCTGTTGCGGCAAGCGGACCGGATCGGCCGGGAATTGCGGCGCATGGACAAATCAGGATGCCGCGTCAGCCTGAAGCTCAAATTCCATGATTTTACCTGTCTGACCCGCAACTCGACCCTGAAGCGCCCCACCAACCTCACTCCGGAAATTTTCGCGGCAACTCGCGCCCTGCTCGCGGCGCAAAATCCGACCAAACCCGTGCGCTTGATCGGAACCGGGGTGTCGCAATTCAGGTCCGGCCAGGTGCAATTGCCCCTGGCCGTCGATCGCAGCCGGGCCAAGCAGGAGCGCCTGGATCGGACCATGGACCGAATCCGGGACAAGTTTGGCGCCGCGAGTATTGCCCGGGCCGAGGCGACCATGGCCGGAACGAGCTCCTGCCCGGATCTTCTTTCCCAAAAAAACCGCATAACCACCACGGAATAA
- a CDS encoding transporter substrate-binding domain-containing protein, with the protein MRLLSTILSILLLVAMSGVAGAADHELAQKSTLNEILKRGELRVGLDAGYMPFEMTNKKGEIVGFDVDVAKEMAKAMGVKLNIVNTDFDGIIPALMADKFDIIISGITVNQERNLQINFAEPYIVVGQAILLSKKHEGKIKSYKDLNDPKFVVASRIGTTGEQAAKRMIPKAQYKSFEKEADGAMEVVNGQADAFVYDLPFCAVFMAQQGGGNLILLDKVFTYEPLGFGIKKGDPDFLNWLDNFIAQIKNDGRFDRIYDKWIKGTEWLKDIQ; encoded by the coding sequence ATGCGCTTGTTGTCCACGATTCTGTCCATTCTGCTGCTGGTGGCCATGTCCGGCGTGGCGGGTGCCGCCGATCATGAACTGGCCCAGAAATCCACCCTGAACGAAATTCTCAAACGCGGTGAACTCCGGGTCGGCCTGGACGCGGGCTACATGCCCTTCGAGATGACCAACAAAAAAGGCGAAATCGTCGGATTCGACGTGGACGTGGCCAAGGAAATGGCCAAGGCCATGGGCGTGAAACTGAACATCGTCAACACGGACTTCGACGGCATCATCCCGGCGCTCATGGCCGACAAGTTCGACATCATCATCAGCGGCATCACCGTGAATCAGGAGCGCAATCTGCAGATCAACTTCGCCGAGCCCTACATTGTCGTCGGCCAGGCCATCCTGCTCAGCAAGAAACACGAAGGCAAAATCAAATCCTACAAGGATTTGAACGATCCCAAGTTTGTTGTCGCATCGCGCATCGGGACCACCGGCGAACAGGCCGCCAAGCGCATGATCCCCAAGGCTCAGTACAAAAGCTTCGAAAAAGAAGCCGACGGCGCCATGGAAGTGGTCAACGGACAGGCGGACGCGTTTGTCTACGATCTGCCCTTCTGCGCGGTCTTCATGGCCCAGCAGGGTGGCGGCAACCTGATCCTCCTGGACAAGGTCTTCACCTACGAGCCCCTGGGTTTTGGAATCAAGAAAGGCGACCCGGATTTCCTGAACTGGCTGGACAATTTCATCGCCCAGATCAAGAATGACGGCCGCTTCGACCGCATCTACGACAAATGGATCAAGGGCACCGAATGGCTCAAGGATATCCAGTAA
- a CDS encoding amino acid ABC transporter ATP-binding protein: MTTPIIDVRHIDKFFYTPEPLHALNQVSCSVAAGEVVVVIGPSGSGKSTFLRCLNRLEYADSGQIIIDGVDILDPKCDINAIRAEVGMVFQSFNLFPHKTVLENLTMAQMTVRGRGKAEAEAKGMALLKKVGISEKFAVKPDQLSGGQQQRVAIARSLAMDPKIMLFDEPTSALDPEMVGEVLDVMKNLAREGMTMVVVTHEMGFAREVADRVLFMDKGQILEEGTPVHFFTAPTHDRTKDFLSQIL, from the coding sequence ATGACCACTCCCATCATCGACGTCCGGCATATCGATAAATTCTTTTACACCCCGGAACCCTTGCATGCCCTGAACCAGGTGTCCTGTTCCGTTGCTGCCGGCGAGGTGGTCGTGGTCATCGGGCCATCCGGTTCCGGCAAGTCGACCTTTCTGCGCTGCCTGAACCGGCTGGAGTATGCGGACTCGGGACAGATCATTATCGACGGCGTGGATATCCTTGATCCCAAATGCGACATCAACGCCATCCGGGCCGAGGTCGGCATGGTTTTTCAGTCCTTCAACCTCTTTCCGCACAAAACCGTTCTCGAAAATTTGACCATGGCTCAGATGACGGTGCGCGGACGCGGCAAGGCCGAGGCCGAGGCCAAGGGCATGGCCCTGCTGAAAAAGGTTGGTATTTCCGAAAAATTCGCGGTCAAGCCCGATCAGCTTTCCGGCGGACAACAGCAACGCGTCGCCATTGCCCGATCCTTGGCCATGGATCCCAAGATCATGCTCTTTGACGAGCCGACATCGGCCCTGGACCCGGAGATGGTTGGCGAAGTCCTGGACGTAATGAAAAATCTGGCCCGCGAGGGCATGACCATGGTCGTGGTTACCCACGAAATGGGCTTTGCCCGGGAAGTGGCCGACCGCGTCCTGTTCATGGACAAGGGGCAGATTCTGGAAGAAGGGACTCCCGTCCATTTTTTCACGGCCCCGACCCACGATCGGACCAAGGATTTCCTGAGCCAAATCCTTTAA
- a CDS encoding amino acid ABC transporter permease, which yields MTSYTGLDRPKSKLYYQTWSAIFVVGLLATMAILYFSTQTVAYTWRWNRVPQYFLYEEKTEIRAEMEGEIISVTPQGEASRVVIAGPDGEEAHSVPMAALLLGQGDYVYPGDVLGSFTHWEPGILIEGLWLTLEVSSIAIVFGILLGLFTGLARISNNPALRWGAIGYIELIRGSPLLVQIFLWYFVVGTVINTMLSKYGFGPVPPLWFGVMALAIFTGAYTAEIVRAGIQSVHRGQMEAARSLGMTYAQAMRKVILPQALRRILPPLAGQFISLVKDSSLLGVISIRELTKATREVVTASLQPFEIWIVCAILYLILTFTLSMFVQYLERKAI from the coding sequence ATGACTTCTTACACAGGGCTGGATCGCCCCAAAAGCAAATTATATTACCAGACCTGGAGCGCCATCTTCGTGGTCGGCCTGCTCGCGACCATGGCGATCCTCTATTTCTCCACGCAAACGGTTGCGTACACATGGAGATGGAACCGGGTCCCACAGTACTTCCTGTACGAAGAAAAAACAGAAATTCGGGCGGAAATGGAAGGCGAGATTATCAGCGTCACGCCCCAGGGCGAGGCCTCTCGGGTTGTCATTGCTGGCCCGGACGGCGAGGAAGCGCATTCCGTGCCCATGGCCGCCCTTCTCCTGGGCCAGGGAGATTACGTCTACCCCGGTGATGTGCTTGGCTCCTTCACCCATTGGGAACCCGGCATTCTGATCGAGGGTTTGTGGCTGACCCTTGAAGTGAGTTCCATCGCCATTGTCTTCGGCATCCTTCTTGGCCTGTTCACCGGCCTGGCCCGCATTTCGAACAACCCGGCCCTGCGTTGGGGAGCCATCGGCTACATCGAGCTCATTCGCGGTTCCCCCCTGCTGGTGCAAATTTTCCTCTGGTATTTCGTGGTCGGCACGGTCATCAACACCATGCTGTCCAAATATGGTTTTGGGCCCGTTCCTCCCCTGTGGTTTGGCGTCATGGCCCTGGCCATCTTCACCGGAGCCTATACCGCCGAAATCGTGCGCGCCGGCATCCAATCCGTGCATCGCGGCCAGATGGAGGCGGCCCGCTCCCTGGGCATGACCTACGCCCAGGCCATGCGCAAGGTCATTCTGCCCCAGGCCTTGCGCCGAATTCTACCGCCGCTGGCCGGCCAGTTTATCAGTCTGGTCAAGGATTCGTCCCTCTTGGGCGTTATCTCCATCCGTGAACTGACCAAGGCCACCCGCGAAGTGGTCACGGCTTCGTTGCAGCCCTTTGAAATCTGGATTGTATGCGCCATTTTGTATCTGATCCTGACCTTCACCCTGTCCATGTTCGTTCAGTACCTGGAACGCAAGGCCATCTGA
- a CDS encoding amidinotransferase — translation MFIHAITRQPGPDYAQGLTTSTLPAPDLPLALEQHHAYVACLQSLGLSVDVLPPAVGFPDACFVEDTAVITREVCVISRPGAPSRRGEIQSMEPVLAAHRTLAHIEAPGTLDGGDILQVERQFFIGVSERTNEDGARQLAAILKRHGYASTLVPVAAGLHLKSSLNYVGAHTMLVTSDFADHPAIEDFDRIVCPHGEEYAANTLLVNGTLIMPTGYPLTKSLLRRLGLPIVELDTSEYRKMDGGLTCLSLRLEPKLP, via the coding sequence ATGTTCATTCACGCCATCACCCGCCAGCCCGGCCCGGATTACGCCCAGGGGCTGACGACCTCCACCCTGCCGGCTCCGGACCTGCCCCTGGCCCTGGAGCAACACCACGCCTACGTGGCCTGCCTCCAATCCCTGGGACTGTCCGTCGATGTGCTCCCGCCGGCGGTTGGATTCCCGGATGCCTGCTTTGTCGAGGACACGGCGGTCATCACTCGTGAAGTGTGCGTTATTTCCCGGCCCGGAGCGCCCTCCCGCCGGGGGGAGATCCAGTCCATGGAACCTGTTTTGGCCGCGCACCGGACCCTGGCCCACATCGAGGCTCCCGGCACCCTGGATGGCGGCGACATTCTCCAGGTGGAACGCCAATTTTTCATCGGCGTCTCGGAACGCACCAACGAAGACGGGGCCCGCCAGCTGGCGGCCATTCTGAAGCGTCACGGCTACGCCAGCACCCTCGTTCCCGTGGCCGCTGGCCTGCATCTGAAGTCCAGCCTGAATTACGTCGGAGCGCATACCATGTTGGTCACGTCCGATTTCGCCGATCATCCAGCCATCGAGGACTTCGACCGCATTGTTTGTCCCCACGGCGAGGAATACGCCGCCAACACCCTGCTCGTGAACGGCACCTTGATCATGCCCACGGGGTATCCGTTGACCAAGAGCCTGCTGCGCCGTCTCGGCCTGCCCATCGTCGAGCTGGACACCAGTGAATACCGCAAGATGGACGGCGGTCTGACCTGTTTGTCGTTACGTTTGGAGCCAAAGTTGCCTTGA